The genomic region TGTCTCCGTTTCACATGCAGAACTGCCGTAATGGTGGCCATCAGGCATGAGAATCAAGGCGTCTCCTTCCTGAAGTCGCCATTCCGTTCCATTCTCGTTGACGGCGAGAGCACCACGGGTAACAACGATGAGATCAAATACACCGATGTCACTGCGGCTGATATGATATTCACCAGCTTCGTAGTACGCACGTCCACAATCGATAAAATAGGGAATGGGCGGGGTGATGAAGTGAAGTATGGGTGAGTCCAATCCGGCACCTCCGAACAGGTTGGAATATTTAAAATTCATGTTGGCATCGAGCATTTATTTTTCATGATACAGCAAGTAACATAGAAAATAAAGCGCTTACGAAATTGGCTTTATCCTTCATTTGATTCATATCACAACCTTGGGAAGGGGATTTTACATGAAGAAAATGCTGGTTTGGTTAGGGGTATGTATTCTTGCGGTGATGACGGTCTTGGGTGGATGCAGTACGACAAAGGAAGCATCCAACGAGTCATCTGGAGGAAACGGAGGAAACGCACAAGGGGGAGCGACCAAACTCATTTTCTGGACGTTTGTAGATGCGCATCAGAAGTTCTATGAGAGTATGGCAGAGCAATGGAATCAGGAGCATCCAGATCAACAGATTGAATTGGAAGCGACCACGATTCCATACGACGATATGCATACCAAGCTGCTGCTTGCATTACAGTCGGGTGTAGGTGCACCGGATCTAGTAGATATTGAGCAGAGCAAATTCCCCAACTTCATGAAAGGCGTTCCGCAACTGGTGGATCTGACAGACATGATCAAGCCAGAGCTGGATAACATTGTACAATCCCGTGTTGAGATCTACAGCAAGGAAGGCAAGTATTACGGTATTGATTATCATGTTGGTGCAACCGTCATGTATTACAACCAGGAGATTTTGGATCAGGCCGGTGTGAATGCGGATGACATCAAGACCTGGAGTGATTTTGAGCAGGCTGGGAAGCAGGTGCTCGCGAAGACAGGCAAACCGATGATTACATTTGAGGGTAACGGCAACTGGTCCTGGTGGCCAGCCATCAGTCAACAGAAATCGGATCAGGTGGATGCAGACGGTAATGTGACGGTGAACGCGCCTGTGAATGTGCAGACGATGAAATTTTTCCAACAGATGGTCAAGGAAGGGGTAGCAGCTGTCGCTCCTGGGGCGGGTCATGATACGGAAGAATACTTCGGTTATATGGACCAAGGCAGTTCGGCGGCGGTATTTATGCCATTCTGGTTCATGAATCGGTTCACGGACCATATTCCGGATCTGAAAGGGAAAATGATCATTCGTCCAATGCCGGCATGGGAAGAGGGCGGCAACCGTTCAGCAGGTATGGGTGGAACGGCAACGTCCATTACGAATCAGTCCGGTGCTGTGGAACTTGCCGAGCAGTTCCTTGCTTATGCGAAACTGTCCAAGGAAGGTAATCTTCAGATCTGGAAACAGCTTGGATTTGACCCGATCCGTACGGACGTATGGACCGATCCAACCATGAAGGAATCGAACAAATACACGGATTACTTCGGGGATGATATCTTCGATACGCTGCTGAGTGTAAAAGACGAGATTGCTCCGGTCAATATTCGGGAGAAGTCACCGGAAGTGTTCGATGCCGTACGTAATAAAGCCATGCCAGATATTTTCATTAATCTGAAAGATCCTGAACAGGTATTGAATGCTGTGCAGGCTGAATTAACCCGTTGAGATAGGAAAGGCTTAAACATCAATTACATTTCTTTCATACAGAGTATACGGTTCATTCCAGGTTGGAGGTTGGTCCAAAGTGCAGCTGCAAAAGGAAACAACGGTTTCTGTACGCGCCACCAGACGGCGGAGAGTACGGATGAGTGCTAGAACATGGGCGCCGTATCTGTTTGTACTACCGTTCATTTTGTCTTTTCTCATCTTCTTTGCCTACCCGTTATTTCGAGCCGGGGTTATGAGTTTCCAGCAGGTGCTCCCCGGAGACGTACAGTTTGTGGGGCTTGAGCATTACGGCAAGCTGTGGAATGCCGATTTTCGGGCAGCACTGTGGAATAGCACGCGTTACACGTTCTGGACGCTGCTCTTGTTGGTTCCTATCCCACTCGTGCTTGCTGTATTGCTCAATTCAAGTCGCATGATGGCTCGTAATGTGTTCCGCTCTGCTCTGTTTATTCCGGCACTGACCTCCGTTGTTGTAGCGGGGGTTGTGTTCCGGCTTATCTTCGGCGAGCTGGATGGTGCGCTGATGAATTCCATCCTGAACCTGCTGGGTATTCCGAGCCAGCAATGGTTGTACAGTTCGTCCCTTGCGATGGTCGCACTGGTTGTCCTGGCAGGTTGGCGCTGGATCGGGATTAACATGCTGTATTTTCTATCGGCATTGCAGAGCATCCCCAAGGATCTGTATGAAGCGGCAGATATCGATGGAGCGGGTGTGCTGAACAAATTCACCAAGATTACCGTGCCGATGCTCAAACCGATCACGATCTATGTGGTGACGATTACTTTGTATGGCGGATATGCCATGTTCACGGAGAGTTATATGCTCTGGGCAGGCAAACCGTCTCCACAAAATATCGGGTTAACGATGGTGGGGTACATCTACCAACAAGGTTTCCAGTATTTCAATCTGGGATTCGGTGCAGCAATTGGCATTACGCTGTTGGTGATTACACTCGTGATCAGCATGCTTCAGCTGACCGTACTCGGCATGTTCAGGAAGGAGGATTAGGACTTGATGCACAAATGGGGAGTCAAACTGAATGTGGCTTCACTGCTGTTACTGGTGTTGTTCGTGATCTTGGGTATCTTGATGCTATTTCCGTTATATGCGCTAATCCTCGCTTCGCTGAAACCGGCAACGGAACTGTTTCGATATGGACTCAATGTTCGATGGGATTGGGCGTTAATGAGCTTCGAGAATTACAAATCGATCTTCACCGGAACGGGAGCAGCAGGGAACTATTTTATATGGTACAAAAACAGTCTTGTCATCACGGCATTATTCACGGTATTAAGTCTGCTGTTCTCCTCCATGGTCGGATATGGGCTGGGGGTCTATCGGTTCAGGGGTCAGAATCTGATCTTCACCCTGGTGCTGGTTGTCATGATGATTCCGATGGAAATTATCCTTCTTCCCTTATACGAACTGACGATTAAGCTGAAGCTGATCAATACGGTGTGGGGCGTTATTCTGCCTTTTATCGTGGCACCTTTGCCCATCTTCTTCTTTAGGCAGTTTGCCCAAGGTTTGCCGAAGGACTTTATGGATGCAGGACGGATTGATGGTTGTAAGGAGTTTGGCATCTTCTTCCGCATTATGGTGCCCTTGATGGCTCCGGCATTTGGGGCGATAGCCATTCTGCAGGCCATGAACAGTTGGAATAACTTTCTCTGGCCACTCGTGGTGCTTCGGACAACCGAACAATTCACTTTGCCGATCGGACTCGCGTCTTTTGTATCGCCACTGGGCAATCATTACGAAGAACTAATCGCTGGAGCCGTGCTTGCCATTGTACCGATTCTGATTCTGTTCCTGTTCTTCCAGCGCTTTTTTATCTCAGGACTCACGGTTGGCGGGGTCAAAGGATAATGGCATAAATCTTTAAACCCGTAAACAGTTCAACAATTTACCTGAGCTCCCTAACCCGATATAATAGTGGTGGCGCATATTGGCCGGATCACAAATGCAGGTGGGATTGTTCTCCCTCCGAAGCAGAATGGGGACCCGAGTTGAAAACGTTCAAAAAAGTATATATTGAGATCACGAGTATCTGCAATTTGGCATGCAGCTTCTGCCCGCAGACACAGCGTGCCAAAGGATTCATCGACCCTGAAGTCTTCAACAATATACTGGATCAAGTTAAACCACATACCAACCATATTTATCTACATGTCAAAGGTGAACCCTTGTTGCATCCCAAAATAGATCTGCTGCTCGATTCCGCACATGCGAAGGGACTCAAGGTGAACATTACAACGAATGGTACACTGCTGCCCAAGACTCAGCACAAATTGCTCGGCAAACCGGCGCTGCGCCAGATGAACTTCTCTCTGCACAGCTTCGATGGGCATGAGGGTTCAACCGACCGTGACGGGTACCTGAGCAATATTCTGTCTTTTGTACATGAGGCTGTTAAGCACAATGTCATCATTTCATTCCGGCTGTGGAATCTGACGCAGGATAACTTCACGAATGCTCAGATGAACCGAAATCGGGAGACCCTTGAAGTACTGGAACGTGAGTTCAATCTGGACTTCCGCATTGAGGAAAAAGTAGTTCCGGGCAGCGGGGTCAAAATTGCCCCGAATGTATACCTGAATCAGGACCATGAGTTCCAGTGGCCAAGTCTGGATGCACCTGAAGATGACGGCAAAGGCTTTTGCCATGCGCTTCGCAGTCAGGCAGCTGTACTTGTCGATGGAACGGTGGTTCCATGCTGTCTCGATGGCGAGGGTGTCATTAACCTTGGTAACGTACACGAGAAGTCATTCTCGGAGATTATTGAGGGCGAGCGAGCGAACAATCTGGTGTATGGATTTTCCAAGCGGGAAGCTGTGGAAGAGTTGTGTAGGAAATGCGGGTATCGTCAGCGATTTGGAGCATAGAATATATTAGTGAATATACTTAACTCTCTATAAGATCACGTTGTCTATAACAGATGATGTGGTCTTTGTTGTGTTATTGAGGCTGTAAATAGAGCATATCCGAAGTTGATATCGGTACATCACAAGTAGACATGATACCGCAAAACATGCTGAAACATCAGGTCCTATGCTGGAAAATGGTTACGTGACCTAATGATTATTCTCGTAACATTCCTTTATTTGGTAGGATCAGGGTAGGTTCCGAAGACAGAGATTTCTTTCTTAGTTTATATGAAGACAAGTCTCTGCTTGAACCCATTCAATCCAAATAAGGGAGGATGTTTATTTATGAAAAAGATGTTGACGGTATTGTTGTCGGTAGGTCTGCTTGCTTCTGCATTTGGTGCAATTCCGGTGTCGGCAGCTCCCGAGATTGTAAAGACAACAATCATTGTTCCTAAAGGAACGACGTATGATGGGAAAGGCAAAAGTGTTGCCGCAGATCCCAAAACATTAGGAGATGGCAGCCAGGCCGAGAACCAGAAGCCTATTTTCCGATTAGAAGCAGGAGCTACGTTAAAAAATGTTGTGATTGAAGCACCGGCAGCCGATGGCGTGCACTGTTATGGCAATTGTAATATTGAGAATGTAACCTGGAAGGATGTCGGTGAGGATGCGCTCACGCTGAAATCCGCAGGCACTGTAAATATCACGGGTGGTGCGGCGTACAAGGCCTATGACAAAGTGTTTCAGATGAATGCCTCCGGTACGATCAATATTAAAAATTTCAAAGCGAATGATATTGGCAAGCTGGTGCGTCAAAATGGCGGAACATCCTATGCGGTCACAATGAATGTGTCCAACTCTGACATTTCCAATGTAAAGGATTCCATCCTGCGGACAGATAGCAGCTCTACTGTAGGTAAAATCACAAATACACGTTATTCCAAAGTGCCAACGCTGTTCAAGGGCTTTGCTTCAGGAAAAACGAGCCAGTCTGGAAACACGCAATATTAAAGGATTGCCACAATTACCCATCTGATGTACATTAGAAGCAATGAAATAAGTGAACCGGGAGCTCAATGAAGTTGGGCTGAGAGAGTGGCCTTGTGCCGCTGACCGTACATCTGATCTGGGTAATGCCAGCGTAGAGAACATGGATTTACAATGTGTAAGGGTGAAATGTGCAAATTAATGGGGAAAACAACATGACTTCTTTTAACTGCGGTGGTTGGTCTGCTGCAACGGAGAGGGAGTGATTGATATTCCGTCTTTTCGACATCCATCCCATACATCGTTGTGAGGATTGTATCCTGTGCGTAAGGCCTGCCCGGAACCGGGGAGGCTTTTTTTGTTTACTTTTATAACCCCCACAGGGAGCAGAGGAAGGAAGTAGAGAACATGGCAACAACAGCAGGCAACAAACGATTGAAACTAACGGATATTCTGGTAACCATCGTGATCGCAGTGGTGTTTGGAGTGATCTACAAGATATGGGGACCTACGTATGACCTGATGAAACCATTCGGCGTTCATGCGGAGCAGATGATCTACGGCATGTGGTTTATGGCAGGCACATTTGCATTTGTCATCATTCGTAAACCAGGCGTGGCGATTCTTGCCGAAGTTGCGGCTTCAACGGTAAGTGCCTTTCTGGGCAGTGAATGGGGCATGTCCACACTTGTATACGGTCTGTTGCAAGGACTCGGAGCCGAGATATTCTTCGCTGCATTTTTGTATCGCAAAACCAATCTGTTTGTCACCTGTCTTGCAGCCATAGGTGCAGCGGCGGCTTCGCTCTTGCTGGATTACCAGTACGGGTATATTGATTCACTCTCCGCGTGGAACTATACGTTATTTATCGGGTTCCGCTTCATTGGAAGTATTCTGATTGCCGGAGTGTTCGCTTATTATCTCGCCAAAGCATTGGAACTGACAGGTGTAACACGTTCGCTTAGACCAGTATCCAAACAAGATTATGAGGCTCTGGATTAGATGAACGGTGAAGGGAATTCGCAAGCGGTAAGTGTGACGAATCTAAGATGCAAGTTCCCGGGAGAGAAGGCCTTGGTATTTCAAGGCTTGTCTCTCTCTGTGCGTCAAGGGGAGAAAGTGTTGTTGCTTGGACCGAGTGGCTCCGGGAAATCGACGTTATTGCAAATATTGAGCGGTCTGATACCACGTTCAGTTGAGATCCCGATGAAATGTGATGATATCCAGATTCCGACAAAGGCGGGAGTGGTCTTTCAAGACCCGGATACCCAGTTCTGTATGTCCTATACGGATGAGGAGATCGCATTTGTGCTGGAAAATCGAAATATTCCGCGTGAAGAGATGGCGGGTCTGATTGAATATTATCTGGATCAGGTGGGGTTATCCTTTGAACAAAATCGGACATTAATCCAATCGATGTCTCAGGGGATGAAGCAGCGTCTTGCGATCGCTTCGATGCTTGCCATGGACCCGGAGGTGTTGTTTCTGGATGAACCCACTGCACTGCTGGATGATGAGGGGACTTCCCAGGTGTGGGATACCGTCAAACGGATCGCCAGTGACAAGACGTTAATTATCGTTGAACATAAAATTAATGAGATTGTCGATATGGTCGACCGCATCGTTGTGTTATCACCTGAAGGAAAGATCGTGGCAGATGGGCCAGCACAGCAGGTATTCACGCATGAACGTGACAAGCTGAAGGCTTATGGAATCTGGTATCCGGGTGTGTGGGATGAGCACGAGCAGGCAGCTAAGGAGGAAGAGGGAAGTAATTCTGGAGAGCTTCAAGTGTGTGTGGATCAGGGCTTTCCGAGCTTGGAAGCACAGCAATCGTCTGGTTTATCTGAGACAAAGGGGACATTCCCCGTATCTCACGTATCATCTTTATCGCCTGTAGCGCCCCTCTATCAGCCTGCACTGGATTTGCAGCAGTTTACCGGATGGCGTGGGAAAACATCCTCCATTCAGGTGGAACAGGTCAAGGTATGGCATGGAGACTGGATCGGTGTTGTGGGAGCCAATGGTGCAGGCAAGAGTTCATTGTTATTATCCCTGATGAATATTTTGAAGACGACAGGTCACTATGAGGTGGATGGTCATCCCTCTGGTAAAACGGAGCAACTCGCAGATCGAATTGCGTTTGTATTTCAGAATCCGGAATTTCAATTTGTGACCAACACCGTCGCGGAAGAAGTGGAATTCTCCTTGCTTGGGGGCACGCTTACTACGAAAGAAAGACATGACAGGACTGAGCATATGCTCAAGCAATTTGGGCTAATCGATCTGTCCGAGCGTCATCCTTACCAATTATCGATGGGGCAGAAACGACGCTTGAGTGTTGCCTCCGCACTGGTGAGAGAGCAGCGTATTTTGCTGTTGGATGAACCTACATTTGGACAGGATGCCCGTAATACGTTCGCCATGTTGGCACAACTGGAGCAATTGCGGCGTGAAGGAACAGCCATCGTTATGGTTACCCAT from Paenibacillus sp. FSL R5-0341 harbors:
- a CDS encoding extracellular solute-binding protein — translated: MKKMLVWLGVCILAVMTVLGGCSTTKEASNESSGGNGGNAQGGATKLIFWTFVDAHQKFYESMAEQWNQEHPDQQIELEATTIPYDDMHTKLLLALQSGVGAPDLVDIEQSKFPNFMKGVPQLVDLTDMIKPELDNIVQSRVEIYSKEGKYYGIDYHVGATVMYYNQEILDQAGVNADDIKTWSDFEQAGKQVLAKTGKPMITFEGNGNWSWWPAISQQKSDQVDADGNVTVNAPVNVQTMKFFQQMVKEGVAAVAPGAGHDTEEYFGYMDQGSSAAVFMPFWFMNRFTDHIPDLKGKMIIRPMPAWEEGGNRSAGMGGTATSITNQSGAVELAEQFLAYAKLSKEGNLQIWKQLGFDPIRTDVWTDPTMKESNKYTDYFGDDIFDTLLSVKDEIAPVNIREKSPEVFDAVRNKAMPDIFINLKDPEQVLNAVQAELTR
- a CDS encoding sugar ABC transporter permease; the protein is MSARTWAPYLFVLPFILSFLIFFAYPLFRAGVMSFQQVLPGDVQFVGLEHYGKLWNADFRAALWNSTRYTFWTLLLLVPIPLVLAVLLNSSRMMARNVFRSALFIPALTSVVVAGVVFRLIFGELDGALMNSILNLLGIPSQQWLYSSSLAMVALVVLAGWRWIGINMLYFLSALQSIPKDLYEAADIDGAGVLNKFTKITVPMLKPITIYVVTITLYGGYAMFTESYMLWAGKPSPQNIGLTMVGYIYQQGFQYFNLGFGAAIGITLLVITLVISMLQLTVLGMFRKED
- a CDS encoding carbohydrate ABC transporter permease — its product is MHKWGVKLNVASLLLLVLFVILGILMLFPLYALILASLKPATELFRYGLNVRWDWALMSFENYKSIFTGTGAAGNYFIWYKNSLVITALFTVLSLLFSSMVGYGLGVYRFRGQNLIFTLVLVVMMIPMEIILLPLYELTIKLKLINTVWGVILPFIVAPLPIFFFRQFAQGLPKDFMDAGRIDGCKEFGIFFRIMVPLMAPAFGAIAILQAMNSWNNFLWPLVVLRTTEQFTLPIGLASFVSPLGNHYEELIAGAVLAIVPILILFLFFQRFFISGLTVGGVKG
- a CDS encoding radical SAM/SPASM domain-containing protein, whose amino-acid sequence is MKTFKKVYIEITSICNLACSFCPQTQRAKGFIDPEVFNNILDQVKPHTNHIYLHVKGEPLLHPKIDLLLDSAHAKGLKVNITTNGTLLPKTQHKLLGKPALRQMNFSLHSFDGHEGSTDRDGYLSNILSFVHEAVKHNVIISFRLWNLTQDNFTNAQMNRNRETLEVLEREFNLDFRIEEKVVPGSGVKIAPNVYLNQDHEFQWPSLDAPEDDGKGFCHALRSQAAVLVDGTVVPCCLDGEGVINLGNVHEKSFSEIIEGERANNLVYGFSKREAVEELCRKCGYRQRFGA
- a CDS encoding pectate lyase; this encodes MKKMLTVLLSVGLLASAFGAIPVSAAPEIVKTTIIVPKGTTYDGKGKSVAADPKTLGDGSQAENQKPIFRLEAGATLKNVVIEAPAADGVHCYGNCNIENVTWKDVGEDALTLKSAGTVNITGGAAYKAYDKVFQMNASGTINIKNFKANDIGKLVRQNGGTSYAVTMNVSNSDISNVKDSILRTDSSSTVGKITNTRYSKVPTLFKGFASGKTSQSGNTQY
- a CDS encoding ECF transporter S component, translated to MATTAGNKRLKLTDILVTIVIAVVFGVIYKIWGPTYDLMKPFGVHAEQMIYGMWFMAGTFAFVIIRKPGVAILAEVAASTVSAFLGSEWGMSTLVYGLLQGLGAEIFFAAFLYRKTNLFVTCLAAIGAAAASLLLDYQYGYIDSLSAWNYTLFIGFRFIGSILIAGVFAYYLAKALELTGVTRSLRPVSKQDYEALD
- a CDS encoding ABC transporter ATP-binding protein, which codes for MNGEGNSQAVSVTNLRCKFPGEKALVFQGLSLSVRQGEKVLLLGPSGSGKSTLLQILSGLIPRSVEIPMKCDDIQIPTKAGVVFQDPDTQFCMSYTDEEIAFVLENRNIPREEMAGLIEYYLDQVGLSFEQNRTLIQSMSQGMKQRLAIASMLAMDPEVLFLDEPTALLDDEGTSQVWDTVKRIASDKTLIIVEHKINEIVDMVDRIVVLSPEGKIVADGPAQQVFTHERDKLKAYGIWYPGVWDEHEQAAKEEEGSNSGELQVCVDQGFPSLEAQQSSGLSETKGTFPVSHVSSLSPVAPLYQPALDLQQFTGWRGKTSSIQVEQVKVWHGDWIGVVGANGAGKSSLLLSLMNILKTTGHYEVDGHPSGKTEQLADRIAFVFQNPEFQFVTNTVAEEVEFSLLGGTLTTKERHDRTEHMLKQFGLIDLSERHPYQLSMGQKRRLSVASALVREQRILLLDEPTFGQDARNTFAMLAQLEQLRREGTAIVMVTHDREIVKRYCTRIWTVDDGRLSDATVVSSP